Proteins encoded within one genomic window of Scyliorhinus canicula unplaced genomic scaffold, sScyCan1.1, whole genome shotgun sequence:
- the il11b gene encoding uncharacterized protein il11b, giving the protein MFVKVKLNGVYLKGEHQLSSLPQLSGNALELESVQAVHSLPVMGSHLKTYKTHLTWLRSSKAIAGNIELEQRVSEIVTLLQNLINRVEREMQRRDLPARTSPPFALTESNDWTTLRAGFVILRDLRTFVNKAAHQLLALRLRR; this is encoded by the exons ATGTTT GTTAAAGTGAAATTGAATGGAGTTTATTTGAAAGGGGAACATCAGCTATCGAGCCTCCCTCAGCTGTCTGGAAACGCTCTCGAGTTGGAGTCTGTACAG GCAGTACACAGTCTCCCAGTGATGGGCAGCCATCTGAAGACATACAAGACCCATCTGACGTGGTTACGCAGCTCGAAAGCCATTGCTGGCAATATTGAGCTGGAGCAGAGAGTATCAGAGATCGTCACACTCCTCCAGAACCTCATCAACAGAGTGGAGCGCGAG atgcAGAGACGGGACCTCCCGGCGCGCACGTCCCCGCCCTTCGCCCTCACCGAGAGCAACGATTGGACGACCCTGAGGGCGGGGTTCGTCATCCTCCGCGACCTCCGAACTTTCGTCAACAAGGCGGCTCACCAGCTTCTGGCGCTGCGGCTACGGCGCTGA